The following are encoded together in the Chanodichthys erythropterus isolate Z2021 chromosome 16, ASM2448905v1, whole genome shotgun sequence genome:
- the LOC137002565 gene encoding complement C1q tumor necrosis factor-related protein 6-like isoform X2, translating into MSEVQTNVLTAIYSELSELKSTVSSLKNRLQVTEEQLQQLRKNEYKVAFGATLGSNGDFGPFNTPVTLVYNNVYVNEGGAYNPSTGIFTAPVRGAYFFSFSGHNRSSKVLNLGLFKNEQQMVIAFNHPFGDRYESTANSISLTLERGDRVYVRLQETSWVFDNYSHHNSFVGHLLFPL; encoded by the exons ATGTCTGAGGTCCAGACAAATGTTCTCACAGCGATCTACTCTGAGCTGTCAGAGCTGAAATCCACTGTGAGTTCTCTGAAGAACAGACTGCAGGTCACCGAGGAACAACTACAACAGCTCAGAAAAAATG AATATAAAGTGGCATTTGGAGCCACACTTGGATCAAATGGTGATTTTGGACCCTTCAACACTCCAGTCACTCTGGTTTACAATAATGTCTATGTGAATGAAGGAGGAGCTTACAACCCATCCACTG GGATCTTCACAGCACCTGTAAGAGGAGCCTATTTCTTCAGTTTCTCTGGACATAACCGCTCATCTAAAGTTCTGAATTTAggactgtttaaaaatgaacaacagATGGTAATTGCTTTCAATCATCCTTTTGGTGACCGCTATGAATCAACAGCTAATTCAATCTCTTTGACTCTAGAGAGAGGAGATCGTGTTTATGTGCGTCTCCAGGAGACTTCATGGGTCTTTGATAATTACAGTCACCACAATTCATTTGTTGGTCATTTACTTTTCCCTCTTTGA
- the LOC137002565 gene encoding complement C1q tumor necrosis factor-related protein 6-like isoform X1, translating into MSCTILYLLLLLFFSCARMSEVQTNVLTAIYSELSELKSTVSSLKNRLQVTEEQLQQLRKNEYKVAFGATLGSNGDFGPFNTPVTLVYNNVYVNEGGAYNPSTGIFTAPVRGAYFFSFSGHNRSSKVLNLGLFKNEQQMVIAFNHPFGDRYESTANSISLTLERGDRVYVRLQETSWVFDNYSHHNSFVGHLLFPL; encoded by the exons ATGTCCTGCACCATTCTGTATCTGCTGCTGCTTCTCTTTTTTAGCTGTGCCAGAATGTCTGAGGTCCAGACAAATGTTCTCACAGCGATCTACTCTGAGCTGTCAGAGCTGAAATCCACTGTGAGTTCTCTGAAGAACAGACTGCAGGTCACCGAGGAACAACTACAACAGCTCAGAAAAAATG AATATAAAGTGGCATTTGGAGCCACACTTGGATCAAATGGTGATTTTGGACCCTTCAACACTCCAGTCACTCTGGTTTACAATAATGTCTATGTGAATGAAGGAGGAGCTTACAACCCATCCACTG GGATCTTCACAGCACCTGTAAGAGGAGCCTATTTCTTCAGTTTCTCTGGACATAACCGCTCATCTAAAGTTCTGAATTTAggactgtttaaaaatgaacaacagATGGTAATTGCTTTCAATCATCCTTTTGGTGACCGCTATGAATCAACAGCTAATTCAATCTCTTTGACTCTAGAGAGAGGAGATCGTGTTTATGTGCGTCTCCAGGAGACTTCATGGGTCTTTGATAATTACAGTCACCACAATTCATTTGTTGGTCATTTACTTTTCCCTCTTTGA